The following proteins are encoded in a genomic region of Phaeodactylum tricornutum CCAP 1055/1 chromosome 1, whole genome shotgun sequence:
- a CDS encoding predicted protein yields the protein MSDGNSKTNDSKSKTTSNLGPREESEVQEFQTGSTRRRPTTRHSSKTIQDDASLQDPAAFVSSVLYGWNDILADRHGGISPLPPQETVQTKDQQSNVKSLGKQDATPHIPPAPERQTQHKETTETKAPVPPIATRIAARIDDFIPNDPRSIQETQLYRSAYKLIQWQRDNYLVGTEYADWRKQDRQRAAQHHHETLSSSTRNLVTRATKSLNPRTFWNRTPSSSVFSTKAADQLVYDPTAASHGQMASLASSFIPSDTVVKAVAPLVAALPTGFLYPTIHQATVGLIVSQQLTVDRATKTAILGVLQNPANRIKIKTSTSGAIHNRLGASKSEERVTGDSHYR from the coding sequence ATGTCGGATGGCAATTCGAAAACAAACGActcgaaaagcaaaacaacaagCAACTTGGGGCCACGAGAAGAGTCTGAAGTTCAGGAATTCCAGACAGGGAGCACTAGACGACGACCAACCACGCGGCATTCCTCTAAGACCATCCAGGATGACGCGTCGCTACAAGACCCAGCCGCGTTCGTATCTTCTGTTCTTTACGGATGGAACGATATCCTAGCTGACCGTCATGGTGGTATATCCCCTTTGCCCCCGCAAGAGACTGTACAAACGAAAGACCAGCAAAGCAACGTTAAGAGCCTTGGAAAGCAAGACGCAACCCCTCACATTCCACCAGCACCCGAACGACAAACACAGCACAAAGAAACGACCGAAACCAAGGCACCGGTACCCCCCATCGCCACCAGAATTGCTGCACGAATCGACGATTTTATCCCGAATGACCCACGATCCATTCAAGAAACTCAGCTTTATCGATCAGCGTACAAACTCATTCAATGGCAACGAGACAACTATTTGGTCGGGACTGAGTATGCCGATTGGCGCAAGCAAGATCGACAACGCGCCGCTCAGCATCATCACGAAACGTTGTCTTCGTCTACGAGAAATCTCGTAACACGCGCAACGAAATCACTCAACCCTCGcacgttttggaatcgaacACCATCGTCTTCCGTTTTCTCCACAAAAGCAGCGGACCAACTGGTGTACGATCCTACAGCAGCTAGTCACGGACAAATGGCTTCCCTCGCCAGTTCTTTCATTCCATCCGACACTGTTGTAAAAGCTGTTGCGCCACTTGTGGCTGCCTTGCCAACTGGATTTTTGTATCCAACCATTCACCAGGCTACCGTTGGTCTCATTGTCAGTCAACAACTCACGGTCGATCGTGCGACGAAAACAGCCATTCTCGGGGTTCTGCAAAATCCTGCTAACCGAATCAAAATCAAAACGTCCACTTCTGGAGCTATACACAACAGGCTCGGAGCAAGCAAGTCTGAAGAGCGGGTTACTGGAGATAGTCACTACCGATAG